The following coding sequences are from one Oceanimonas doudoroffii window:
- a CDS encoding glycosyltransferase family 32 protein, translating into MKAHIVLANRLIRLVANLTKVLSYGFHYVFPNKRFTLPARSAPLIKGPGRPIPRIIWQTNYTDKATLPVYLNYLFNRIMSPTFEYRFMITEARAEFIQAHYSPEIFAAYSRLQIGAAQADFWRLLVLHKYGGVYLDIDAHAVWPLGYTIRSHHDELYIIRKNNELTNYFIASKPDNPNLAALIDRVLTNIRENTITGVYDMTGPGVFNQVLDYRQVPTTWYRHTCSQGSFTNEYFQYIDKPQGKWTKEQHKVDVVRRDTPDG; encoded by the coding sequence GTGAAGGCGCATATAGTCCTTGCCAACCGGTTGATCAGGCTTGTCGCCAACCTTACCAAGGTGCTGAGCTATGGTTTTCACTACGTTTTTCCCAACAAGCGCTTTACCCTGCCGGCGCGTTCCGCGCCATTGATAAAGGGGCCAGGCAGGCCCATTCCGCGCATCATCTGGCAGACCAATTACACCGACAAGGCCACCCTGCCGGTATACCTGAACTACCTGTTTAACCGCATCATGTCACCCACCTTTGAGTATCGCTTCATGATCACCGAAGCCCGGGCCGAGTTTATTCAGGCCCACTACTCGCCGGAGATTTTTGCGGCCTATTCTCGGCTGCAGATCGGCGCCGCCCAGGCGGACTTCTGGCGATTGCTGGTGTTGCACAAATACGGTGGCGTTTACCTGGATATCGACGCCCACGCGGTGTGGCCGCTGGGGTATACCATTCGCTCGCATCACGACGAGCTCTATATCATTCGCAAGAACAACGAGCTGACCAACTACTTTATCGCCAGCAAGCCCGACAACCCCAACCTGGCGGCCCTGATCGATCGCGTGCTCACCAATATTCGGGAAAACACCATCACTGGCGTATACGACATGACCGGGCCAGGGGTATTCAACCAGGTGCTGGACTACCGGCAAGTGCCCACCACCTGGTATCGCCACACCTGCAGCCAGGGCAGCTTTACCAACGAGTACTTTCAGTACATCGACAAGCCCCAGGGGAAGTGGACCAAGGAACAGCACAAGGTTGACGTGGTACGCCGGGACACACCCGATGGCTGA
- a CDS encoding DUF6482 family protein — protein MWQVETLLRQSVPVDTLFIHSHDMSLYTVEAEIDGERHPLGDAGRVLSFRCIEQVRQRLASLMVVRCVLVQVSAYQEMVGQAPAAPPMELELSWPGWQAEG, from the coding sequence ATGTGGCAAGTCGAGACCCTGCTGCGGCAGTCGGTACCCGTTGATACCCTTTTTATTCACTCCCACGACATGAGCCTGTACACGGTGGAAGCGGAGATAGATGGTGAACGACACCCGCTGGGTGACGCGGGGCGAGTGTTGTCCTTTCGCTGTATTGAACAGGTTCGGCAGCGGCTGGCATCGCTGATGGTGGTGCGCTGCGTGTTGGTGCAGGTGTCGGCCTATCAGGAAATGGTGGGGCAGGCGCCGGCGGCCCCGCCCATGGAGCTGGAGCTGAGCTGGCCTGGCTGGCAGGCCGAGGGCTGA
- the gmk gene encoding guanylate kinase, whose amino-acid sequence MAHIGTLFIISSPSGAGKSSLIQALLDRPSTDGRLQVSVSHTTRSARPGEEHGVHYHFVDKPEFKALINRGAFYEWAEVFGNYYGTSREWIDQQLAQGIDILLDIDWQGARQIREQSPSAKSIFILPPSREELERRLNARQQDSAEVIQGRMAKAVSEMSHYDEYDYLLVNDTFEHALNQLSAIIEAERANTAKQAVRYQDLLSRLLAE is encoded by the coding sequence ATGGCGCACATCGGTACCCTATTCATTATTTCCTCTCCCAGTGGCGCGGGCAAATCCAGCCTGATCCAGGCCCTGCTTGACCGCCCCAGCACCGATGGCCGGTTGCAGGTTTCCGTGTCGCATACCACCCGCAGCGCCCGTCCGGGCGAAGAGCACGGCGTGCATTATCACTTCGTCGACAAACCCGAGTTCAAGGCCCTGATTAACCGGGGGGCCTTTTACGAATGGGCCGAAGTGTTCGGCAACTATTACGGCACCTCCCGAGAGTGGATTGATCAACAGCTGGCCCAGGGGATCGACATTCTGCTCGATATCGACTGGCAGGGTGCCCGCCAGATTCGGGAGCAATCTCCCAGCGCCAAGTCCATCTTTATTCTGCCGCCCAGCCGGGAAGAGCTGGAACGCCGGCTCAATGCCCGCCAGCAGGACAGCGCCGAAGTCATACAGGGACGCATGGCCAAGGCGGTGTCGGAAATGTCCCACTACGACGAGTACGATTATCTGCTGGTCAACGACACCTTTGAGCATGCGCTCAACCAGCTCAGCGCCATTATCGAGGCCGAGCGCGCCAATACCGCCAAACAGGCGGTCCGCTACCAGGACTTGCTTTCCCGGCTACTGGCGGAATAA
- the rpoZ gene encoding DNA-directed RNA polymerase subunit omega, which yields MARVTVEDAVEQVGNRFDLVLVAARRARQLATQGKDALVEEENDKPTVIALREIEEGLVNHAVMDAQDRQEQQELEAAELAAVAAITEGRG from the coding sequence ATGGCCCGCGTTACCGTTGAAGATGCCGTAGAACAGGTTGGCAACCGTTTTGATCTGGTGCTGGTTGCAGCCCGCCGCGCCCGCCAGCTGGCTACCCAGGGCAAAGATGCCCTGGTAGAAGAAGAGAACGACAAGCCCACCGTTATCGCCCTGCGCGAAATCGAAGAAGGCCTGGTCAACCATGCCGTAATGGATGCCCAGGATCGTCAGGAACAGCAGGAGCTGGAAGCCGCCGAACTGGCCGCCGTGGCCGCCATTACCGAAGGTCGCGGCTGA
- the spoT gene encoding bifunctional GTP diphosphokinase/guanosine-3',5'-bis pyrophosphate 3'-pyrophosphohydrolase, translated as MYLFEPLKELAVTYLPPEQMAQLKAAYIVARDAHQGQTRSSGEPYITHPVAVARILCEMRLDQETLMAALLHDTIEDTPVTREMLDEQFGSAVAELVEGVSKLDKLKFRNRKEAQTENFRKMVLAMTQDIRVILIKLADRTHNMRTLGALRPDKRRRIARETLEIYAPIANRLGIHSIKNELEELGLEALYPMRTRVLRESVRRARGNRREIIESILAEIQGRLDDAHIEAQVKGREKNLFSIYNKMVKKELQFHEVMDIYAFRVIVKDIDTCYRVLGQMHTLFKPRPGRFKDYIAIPKTNGYQSLHTSLVGPHGVPVEVQIRTEYMDQMADKGVAAHWAYKQDGEASGTTAQVRAQRWMQSLLELQQSAGSSFEFIEGVKTDLFPDEIYVFTPEGRILELPTGATAVDFAYAVHTDIGHACVGARVDRQPYPLSQPLHSGQTVEIITAPSARPNAAWLNFVVTSRARTKIRQFLKNLRTEESVMLGRRLLNHALGAKNLEDIPVERVEQVLKDTKHGSIHNLLADIGLGNAMSVVVARRLLDDTPRERQKTVKKMPIRGADDMLLNFANCCRPIPGDPIVAHISPGRGLVVHLESCKNIRGYGKEPDKYLAVQWDMEQDFDYEFKTEIAIEIVNHQGALAELANVIAATGANIHSIATEEKDGRVYVVDLLITTRSRIHLANIMRKIRVTPNVLKVYRQRK; from the coding sequence TTGTATCTGTTCGAACCGCTGAAAGAACTCGCTGTCACCTATCTGCCCCCGGAGCAGATGGCGCAACTCAAGGCCGCCTACATCGTCGCCCGCGATGCCCATCAGGGGCAAACCCGCTCCAGCGGCGAACCCTACATTACCCACCCCGTTGCCGTTGCCCGCATTCTGTGCGAGATGCGCCTGGATCAGGAAACCCTGATGGCGGCGCTGCTGCACGACACCATTGAAGACACCCCGGTGACCCGGGAGATGCTCGACGAGCAGTTTGGCAGTGCCGTGGCCGAGCTGGTGGAAGGGGTCTCCAAACTCGACAAGCTCAAGTTCCGCAACCGCAAGGAAGCCCAGACCGAAAACTTCCGCAAGATGGTGCTGGCCATGACCCAGGATATTCGGGTCATTCTGATCAAGCTGGCCGACCGCACCCACAACATGCGCACCCTGGGGGCGCTGCGCCCGGACAAGCGCCGGCGCATCGCCCGGGAAACCCTGGAAATCTACGCCCCCATCGCCAATCGCCTGGGCATTCACAGCATCAAGAACGAGCTGGAAGAGCTGGGATTGGAAGCCCTCTATCCCATGCGTACCCGGGTACTGCGGGAGTCGGTGCGCCGGGCCCGAGGCAATCGCCGCGAGATCATCGAGTCGATTCTGGCCGAGATTCAGGGACGACTGGACGACGCCCACATCGAGGCCCAGGTCAAGGGCCGGGAAAAGAACCTGTTCTCCATCTACAACAAGATGGTGAAAAAAGAGCTGCAGTTCCACGAGGTAATGGACATCTATGCCTTTCGCGTGATCGTGAAGGACATCGACACCTGCTACCGCGTGCTGGGGCAGATGCATACCCTGTTCAAGCCCCGCCCGGGCCGGTTCAAGGACTATATCGCCATTCCCAAGACCAACGGCTATCAGTCGCTGCACACCTCCCTGGTGGGCCCCCACGGGGTGCCGGTGGAGGTGCAGATCCGCACCGAATACATGGATCAGATGGCCGACAAGGGTGTGGCCGCGCACTGGGCCTACAAACAGGACGGCGAAGCCTCAGGCACCACCGCCCAGGTGCGGGCCCAGCGCTGGATGCAGAGCCTGCTGGAGCTGCAGCAGAGTGCCGGCTCGTCCTTTGAGTTTATCGAAGGGGTCAAAACCGACCTGTTCCCCGACGAAATCTACGTGTTCACTCCGGAAGGCCGCATACTGGAGCTGCCCACCGGCGCCACCGCCGTCGATTTCGCCTATGCCGTGCACACCGACATCGGCCACGCCTGCGTCGGCGCCCGGGTGGATCGCCAGCCCTATCCGCTGAGCCAGCCGCTGCACTCGGGCCAGACCGTGGAAATCATTACCGCCCCCAGCGCCCGCCCCAACGCCGCCTGGCTCAACTTTGTGGTTACCTCGCGAGCACGCACCAAGATTCGGCAGTTCCTCAAGAACCTGCGCACCGAGGAGTCGGTCATGCTGGGCCGGCGCCTGCTCAATCACGCCCTGGGAGCCAAGAACCTGGAAGACATTCCAGTAGAACGGGTCGAACAGGTGCTGAAAGACACCAAACACGGCTCCATTCATAACCTCCTGGCCGACATTGGCCTGGGCAACGCCATGAGCGTGGTGGTGGCCCGCCGGCTGCTGGACGACACTCCGAGAGAGCGTCAGAAGACGGTGAAGAAAATGCCCATTCGCGGCGCCGACGACATGTTGCTCAACTTTGCCAACTGCTGCCGGCCCATTCCCGGAGATCCCATCGTGGCCCACATCAGCCCGGGCCGGGGCCTGGTGGTACACCTGGAGTCGTGCAAGAACATTCGCGGCTATGGCAAGGAGCCCGACAAGTACCTGGCGGTACAGTGGGACATGGAGCAGGACTTCGACTACGAATTCAAAACCGAAATCGCCATCGAAATCGTCAACCACCAGGGCGCCCTGGCGGAGCTGGCCAATGTGATTGCCGCGACCGGTGCCAACATTCACAGCATTGCCACCGAAGAAAAAGACGGCCGGGTGTATGTGGTCGACCTGCTGATCACCACTCGCAGCCGCATTCACCTGGCCAACATCATGCGCAAGATTCGTGTCACCCCCAATGTGCTCAAGGTGTATCGCCAGCGTAAATGA
- a CDS encoding alpha/beta fold hydrolase, with translation MLSRLLLLGICLAMNTAIAQTPRLTTEAELSMLGLSGLQQYWQTHATEGRFTGHHDLSLPWAALRDSEHGSTLVLINGRTESYLKYQELARDLFENGYNVYLYDHRGQGLAPRLTDDPLMGHVADFDDYVQDLELFMRQVVLPAGPQPVYLLAHSMGGTIAALWLSKTSVQVQAAALSSPMMGIYLGPLPRWLADGLVSVLGTGCRWLGRDVCYAPGQGGYEETPFADNELTHSEVRYQLFRELYRDRPELQLGGVSLQWLEESLAAGDRTIARARQITTPLLVLQSSQDVVVSNEAQDAFCQALRHCDGGGPKRIKGAAHELFLEQDKYRNRALKAVLAFFEQHP, from the coding sequence ATGCTCTCCCGCCTGCTGCTGCTGGGGATCTGCCTTGCCATGAACACCGCCATTGCCCAAACGCCGCGCCTGACCACCGAAGCCGAGCTGAGCATGCTGGGTCTGAGTGGCCTGCAGCAATACTGGCAGACCCACGCCACCGAAGGCCGCTTCACCGGCCATCATGACCTCTCCCTGCCCTGGGCCGCCCTGCGCGATTCGGAACACGGCAGCACCCTGGTGCTGATCAACGGCCGCACCGAGTCCTACCTCAAATACCAGGAACTGGCACGGGATCTGTTTGAAAACGGCTATAACGTCTACCTCTATGATCACCGGGGTCAGGGCCTGGCACCTCGGCTCACCGACGATCCACTGATGGGTCATGTGGCCGACTTTGACGATTATGTGCAGGATCTGGAGCTGTTCATGCGGCAGGTGGTGTTGCCCGCGGGCCCACAGCCGGTGTATCTGCTGGCCCACTCCATGGGGGGTACCATAGCGGCGCTGTGGCTGAGCAAAACCAGTGTGCAGGTGCAGGCGGCGGCGCTGTCTTCTCCCATGATGGGCATTTATCTCGGTCCCCTGCCCCGCTGGCTGGCCGACGGCTTGGTCTCGGTGCTGGGTACCGGCTGCCGCTGGCTCGGCCGCGATGTCTGCTATGCCCCCGGTCAGGGTGGCTATGAGGAAACGCCCTTTGCCGACAATGAGCTTACCCACAGCGAAGTACGCTACCAACTGTTTCGCGAGCTGTACCGGGACCGCCCTGAGCTGCAACTGGGCGGGGTCAGTCTGCAATGGCTGGAGGAGAGCCTGGCCGCCGGTGACCGCACCATCGCCCGCGCCCGCCAGATAACCACCCCGCTGCTGGTGCTGCAATCCAGCCAAGACGTGGTGGTGAGCAACGAGGCCCAGGACGCCTTTTGCCAAGCCCTGCGCCACTGTGACGGCGGTGGTCCCAAACGCATCAAGGGTGCCGCCCACGAGCTCTTTCTTGAGCAGGACAAATACCGCAACCGCGCACTAAAGGCGGTGCTGGCTTTTTTTGAACAACACCCCTGA
- a CDS encoding Cof-type HAD-IIB family hydrolase gives MYDVIVSDLDGTLLNSQHRISDYTREVLHELTRRGVEFIVATGRHHVDVRAIRDQLGLNVSLITSNGARIHDAQDRLLHSRAIPPHMVEDLLFRFRLPGVHLNLYQGDHWLVEEPLPALLDFCPDSPFRYRVTDLGQLSIEGVDKVFYAGSHDQLIEVEDMLLAHFGDKLNITFSLPICLEVMHGAVNKGSAMASLAERSKTPMERVIAFGDGMNDYEMLRRAGTGVVMANAHTRLQDALPHHARTHSADEDGVARYLARVFEL, from the coding sequence ATGTATGACGTGATCGTCTCCGATTTGGACGGCACCTTGCTCAACAGCCAGCACCGCATTTCCGACTACACTCGCGAGGTGCTGCACGAACTGACCCGTCGGGGCGTGGAGTTTATTGTGGCCACCGGCCGCCATCATGTGGACGTGCGCGCCATTCGCGATCAACTGGGGCTGAACGTGAGCCTGATCACCAGCAATGGTGCCCGCATTCACGACGCCCAGGACCGGCTGCTTCACAGCCGTGCCATTCCGCCGCACATGGTCGAGGATCTGTTGTTTCGCTTTCGCCTGCCGGGGGTGCACCTCAACCTGTATCAGGGCGATCACTGGCTGGTGGAAGAGCCCCTGCCCGCCCTGCTCGACTTCTGCCCCGACAGCCCCTTTCGCTATCGTGTGACCGACCTCGGGCAACTGTCCATTGAGGGCGTGGACAAGGTGTTTTACGCCGGCAGCCACGACCAGCTGATCGAGGTGGAAGACATGCTGCTGGCTCACTTCGGCGACAAACTCAATATCACCTTTTCATTGCCCATCTGCCTGGAAGTCATGCATGGCGCGGTCAACAAGGGATCGGCCATGGCGTCACTGGCCGAACGAAGCAAGACGCCGATGGAGCGGGTGATCGCCTTTGGCGATGGTATGAACGACTATGAAATGCTGCGCCGGGCCGGCACCGGCGTGGTGATGGCCAACGCCCACACTCGGTTGCAGGATGCCCTGCCTCACCATGCTCGCACCCACAGCGCCGACGAAGACGGCGTGGCCCGCTACCTGGCCCGGGTGTTTGAGCTGTAG
- a CDS encoding EVE domain-containing protein, whose amino-acid sequence MACWLFKTEPDTFSIDDLARANTLWEGVRNYQARNFLRDEVKEEDEVFIYHSSCSRVGIAGLARVVRAGVPDPFAFDPDSPYFDPKSDPAKPRWYAVELTFERRLPLLPLAALKANPALANMPLVKKGNRLSVMPVTDAERQAILGMTGV is encoded by the coding sequence ATGGCCTGCTGGCTGTTCAAAACCGAACCCGATACCTTTTCCATCGACGATCTGGCCCGCGCCAACACCCTGTGGGAAGGGGTTCGCAACTATCAGGCGCGTAATTTCCTGCGGGATGAGGTCAAGGAAGAGGACGAGGTGTTTATCTATCATTCCAGCTGCAGCCGGGTCGGTATCGCCGGGCTGGCGCGGGTGGTGCGCGCCGGCGTTCCCGACCCCTTTGCCTTTGACCCGGACAGCCCCTATTTCGATCCCAAGTCCGACCCGGCAAAGCCGCGCTGGTATGCGGTGGAACTCACCTTTGAGCGCAGGCTGCCGTTGCTGCCCCTGGCCGCGCTCAAGGCCAATCCGGCCCTGGCCAACATGCCGCTGGTGAAAAAGGGCAACCGGCTGTCGGTGATGCCGGTTACCGATGCCGAGCGGCAGGCCATTCTGGGCATGACGGGGGTGTGA
- a CDS encoding anhydro-N-acetylmuramic acid kinase, translated as MVMEHYIGIMSGTSLDGIDAVLVATDGRRIELKGAVSAPIDALLRERLLALAVGGTVTAREWGELDVALGQAYAEVTLQLLADTGLRAAEVSAIGCHGQTVWHQPDAELPFSLQLGDGNRIAGLTGITTITDFRRKDMALGGQGAPLVPAFHQRVLGHAERLRIVVNIGGIANISVLAPGRPVQGYDVGPGNMLMDAWCRRHTGAPYDKNAALARQGMVLPALLARLMAEPWLALPPPKSTGRELFNDAWLDARLDGDEAVADVQATLTEFTAAAIAQQVRHFSDGELLVCGGGGHNPLLMERLAALLPGWRVATTTIAGVDMDAMEAMAFAWLAHQTLHRLPGNLPEATGASRPAVLGALHFPD; from the coding sequence ATGGTAATGGAGCATTATATCGGCATCATGTCCGGCACCAGCCTGGACGGCATCGACGCCGTTCTGGTGGCCACCGACGGTCGCCGCATTGAACTCAAAGGCGCCGTCAGCGCACCCATTGATGCGTTGCTGCGGGAGCGGCTGCTGGCGCTGGCGGTTGGCGGTACCGTGACCGCCCGGGAGTGGGGCGAGCTCGACGTGGCCCTGGGCCAGGCCTATGCCGAGGTGACGCTGCAACTGCTGGCCGACACCGGCCTGCGGGCCGCCGAGGTAAGCGCCATTGGCTGCCACGGCCAGACGGTGTGGCACCAGCCCGACGCCGAGCTGCCGTTTTCACTGCAACTGGGGGACGGCAACCGCATCGCCGGCCTGACCGGCATCACCACGATCACCGATTTTCGCCGCAAGGACATGGCCCTGGGCGGCCAGGGTGCGCCCCTGGTGCCCGCCTTTCATCAGCGGGTGCTGGGCCATGCCGAGCGGCTGCGCATCGTGGTCAATATCGGCGGCATCGCCAATATCAGCGTGCTGGCCCCGGGCCGGCCGGTGCAGGGCTACGACGTGGGCCCGGGCAACATGCTGATGGATGCCTGGTGCCGGCGCCATACCGGCGCTCCTTATGACAAGAATGCGGCCCTGGCCCGCCAGGGTATGGTGCTGCCGGCACTGCTGGCGCGCCTGATGGCCGAACCCTGGCTGGCGCTGCCGCCACCCAAGAGCACCGGCCGGGAGCTGTTTAACGACGCCTGGCTCGATGCACGGCTTGATGGCGACGAAGCCGTGGCCGATGTACAGGCGACGCTAACCGAGTTTACCGCCGCCGCCATTGCGCAGCAGGTGCGCCACTTTTCCGACGGCGAGCTGCTGGTGTGTGGTGGTGGCGGCCATAACCCGCTACTGATGGAACGGCTGGCCGCGCTGCTGCCCGGCTGGCGGGTCGCCACCACAACAATAGCCGGGGTCGACATGGACGCCATGGAGGCCATGGCCTTTGCCTGGCTTGCGCACCAGACCCTGCACCGGCTGCCCGGCAACCTGCCTGAGGCCACCGGCGCAAGCCGCCCGGCGGTGCTGGGCGCCCTTCATTTTCCCGACTGA
- the murQ gene encoding N-acetylmuramic acid 6-phosphate etherase, producing MNNPLIQDLARLASEGRNPDTLNIDTLSALDIVTLINRQDKGVPEAVARVLPAIAAAVDMIETALRAGGRLIYTGAGTSGRLGVLDASECPPTFSVPHGLVLGLIAGGEAAMFRAQEGAEDNERQGEQDLRDIQLTDKDVVVGIAASGRTPYVIGGLRYARRLGAGTAALACNAGSAIGREAAIAIEPEVGPEVITGSTRLKAGTAQKLVLNMLSTAAMIRLGKVYQNLMVDLHASNQKLEARAIRIVMQATGENENTAAEALAAADNEVKLAILMLLTGLGKTEAKERLTRGQGVLRRALAD from the coding sequence ATGAACAACCCGCTGATCCAGGATCTGGCACGGCTGGCCTCGGAAGGCCGCAACCCGGATACCCTCAACATAGACACCCTGAGCGCACTGGACATCGTTACGCTTATCAACCGGCAGGACAAGGGCGTGCCCGAGGCGGTAGCCAGGGTGCTGCCCGCCATTGCCGCCGCCGTGGACATGATAGAAACCGCCCTGCGCGCGGGGGGCCGGCTGATCTATACCGGTGCCGGCACCAGCGGCCGGCTGGGGGTGCTGGATGCATCGGAATGCCCGCCCACCTTCAGCGTGCCCCACGGCCTGGTGCTGGGGCTGATCGCCGGGGGTGAAGCAGCCATGTTCCGGGCGCAGGAAGGCGCGGAAGACAACGAGCGGCAGGGCGAGCAGGATCTGCGCGATATTCAACTCACCGACAAGGATGTGGTGGTGGGTATTGCCGCCTCCGGCCGCACCCCTTATGTCATTGGCGGTCTGCGCTACGCCCGCCGCCTGGGGGCCGGCACCGCGGCGCTGGCCTGCAATGCCGGCTCTGCCATCGGCCGGGAGGCGGCCATTGCCATCGAGCCCGAGGTAGGCCCCGAGGTGATCACCGGCTCTACCCGGCTCAAGGCCGGCACCGCCCAGAAGCTAGTGCTCAATATGCTCAGCACCGCCGCCATGATTCGCCTGGGCAAGGTATATCAGAACCTAATGGTGGATTTGCACGCCAGCAATCAAAAGCTGGAAGCGCGTGCCATTCGCATTGTGATGCAAGCCACCGGCGAGAATGAAAACACCGCCGCCGAGGCCCTGGCGGCGGCAGATAATGAAGTGAAACTGGCGATCCTGATGCTGCTGACCGGTCTGGGCAAGACCGAAGCCAAGGAGCGGCTGACCCGAGGCCAGGGTGTGCTGCGCCGGGCCCTGGCGGACTAA
- a CDS encoding aldo/keto reductase, whose product MDTTVTLKATAGLPAVTLPTIGQGTWYMGEGLNPRQAEVKALQQGLDLGLTLIDTAEMYGDGGAEEVVGEALKGRRDQAFLVSKVYPWNAGRRSAIAACEASLRRLGTDHLDLYLLHWPGSIPLEETLEAFERLQADGKIKRFGVSNCDLGEMQELAYTDGGDQCTVNQVLYHLGSRGIEHSLLPWQRERGLPTMAYCPLAQGGRLRRELFGHPELRAIAADLNVTVAQLLLAWATRPVNGKRDVIAIPKAVQPEHVRQNAEALTLDLGDDVLARLDAAFPAPQRKTPLDIV is encoded by the coding sequence ATGGATACTACCGTCACCCTCAAGGCCACCGCCGGCCTGCCCGCCGTTACCCTGCCAACCATCGGTCAGGGCACCTGGTATATGGGCGAAGGACTCAATCCCCGCCAGGCGGAGGTAAAAGCCCTGCAACAGGGACTGGATTTGGGACTCACACTAATCGACACCGCCGAAATGTACGGTGACGGTGGTGCCGAAGAAGTCGTGGGAGAAGCGCTGAAGGGCCGCCGCGACCAGGCCTTTCTGGTATCCAAGGTGTATCCCTGGAATGCCGGTCGCCGCAGCGCCATTGCCGCCTGCGAGGCCAGCCTTCGGCGCCTGGGCACCGATCACCTCGACCTTTACCTGTTGCACTGGCCCGGCAGCATTCCGCTGGAAGAAACCCTGGAAGCCTTTGAAAGGCTGCAGGCCGACGGCAAGATCAAGCGTTTTGGCGTGTCCAACTGCGATCTGGGCGAAATGCAGGAGCTGGCGTATACCGACGGCGGTGATCAATGCACGGTCAACCAGGTGCTCTACCACCTGGGCTCCCGGGGCATTGAGCATTCCCTGCTGCCCTGGCAGCGGGAGCGAGGCCTGCCCACCATGGCCTACTGCCCCCTGGCTCAGGGCGGCCGGCTGCGGCGGGAGCTGTTCGGCCACCCCGAGCTGCGTGCCATTGCCGCGGATCTGAACGTCACCGTGGCTCAGTTGCTGTTGGCCTGGGCTACTCGCCCGGTGAACGGAAAGCGCGATGTCATTGCCATCCCCAAGGCGGTGCAGCCCGAGCATGTGCGGCAAAACGCCGAGGCCCTCACGCTTGATCTCGGTGACGACGTGCTGGCCCGCCTCGATGCCGCCTTTCCGGCCCCTCAGCGCAAGACTCCACTGGATATCGTCTGA
- the trpB gene encoding tryptophan synthase subunit beta, with amino-acid sequence MDYQQNMPDAEGYFGDFGGSEIPPALKQAMDDITRAYQEICQREDFRQELQRLLTHFVGRPSPVYHCERLSQQLGGAQIYLKREDLNHTGAHKINHCLGEALLARFMGKKKVIAETGAGQHGVALATACALVGIPCEIHMGQVDIEKEHPNVMRMKILGCTLVPVTRGTATLKDAVDSAFEEYLKNPTDYIYAIGSVVGPHPFPMMVRDFQKVIGQEAREQMQDMTGELPDVILACVGGGSNAMGLFDAFLNDESVRIMGVEPGGKGLDTPDHAATMTLGTPGVIHGFRCHVLQDASGEPLPVHSIASGLDYPGVGPQHSYLKEMGRVEYTSITDQECLDAFMTLSRTEGIIPALESAHAVAQAIKLAPTLSQDKVILVNLSGRGDKDLDFVCRKLGLN; translated from the coding sequence GTGGACTACCAGCAAAACATGCCCGACGCCGAGGGCTATTTCGGCGACTTTGGCGGCTCCGAAATTCCGCCCGCACTCAAGCAGGCCATGGACGACATCACGCGGGCCTATCAGGAAATTTGCCAGCGCGAGGACTTTCGGCAGGAGCTGCAGCGGCTGCTGACCCATTTCGTGGGCCGACCCAGCCCGGTATATCACTGTGAACGCCTGAGCCAGCAACTGGGCGGCGCGCAAATCTACCTGAAACGGGAAGACCTCAACCATACCGGCGCCCACAAGATCAATCACTGCCTGGGCGAGGCCCTGCTGGCCCGCTTTATGGGCAAGAAGAAGGTGATCGCCGAAACCGGCGCCGGCCAGCACGGTGTGGCCCTGGCCACCGCCTGCGCCCTGGTGGGCATTCCCTGTGAAATTCATATGGGGCAGGTCGACATTGAAAAAGAGCATCCCAATGTGATGCGCATGAAGATCCTCGGCTGCACCCTGGTACCCGTGACCCGGGGCACCGCTACCCTGAAGGACGCCGTCGACAGCGCCTTTGAGGAATACCTGAAAAACCCCACCGACTACATTTACGCCATCGGCTCTGTGGTAGGTCCCCATCCCTTCCCCATGATGGTGCGGGATTTTCAGAAGGTGATCGGCCAGGAAGCCCGGGAGCAAATGCAGGACATGACCGGCGAACTGCCGGATGTGATCCTGGCCTGTGTGGGCGGCGGCTCCAATGCCATGGGACTGTTTGACGCCTTTCTTAACGACGAGTCGGTACGCATCATGGGGGTGGAGCCCGGCGGCAAGGGGCTCGATACCCCGGATCACGCCGCCACCATGACCCTGGGCACGCCCGGCGTCATTCACGGCTTTCGCTGCCATGTACTGCAGGACGCCAGCGGCGAGCCGCTGCCGGTGCACTCCATCGCTTCGGGCCTGGATTACCCTGGGGTGGGTCCCCAGCACAGCTACCTGAAGGAAATGGGCCGGGTGGAATACACCAGCATCACCGATCAGGAATGCCTGGACGCCTTTATGACCCTGTCCCGCACCGAGGGCATTATTCCGGCACTGGAAAGCGCCCACGCCGTGGCCCAGGCCATCAAGCTGGCACCCACGCTCAGCCAGGACAAGGTCATTCTGGTCAACCTGAGCGGCCGGGGCGACAAGGATCTGGACTTCGTCTGCCGCAAGCTGGGACTGAATTAA